In the Methanoculleus taiwanensis genome, CCCTTCGAGCAGGTGCTCGCATACGACACGGCGCATTTCCCTGCACCACGGCCGGCGTTCCTCCGGGCGTGGCTCAGCCAGGGGGACAGTATCGGTCGGGCGGTCGTCCGGGACGACGGGACGCTCGCCGGCTACGGCGTCATCAGGACGTGCTTCAACGGCTATAAGATCGGCCCGCTCTTTGCGGATACCCCCGCCGATGCGGAGACGATCTTCCACGGGCTGATGGCGTTCGCGCCCGGGGAGTGCGTCTACTTCGATACGCCGGAGCCGAATACGGCTGCGGTCGATATCGCCCGGAGGCACGGGATGGAGCAGGTCTTCGAGACGGCGCGGATGTATACGCGGTCGGTTCCCGACCTTCCCCTGCACGAGATCTTCGGCGTCACGTCGTTCGAGCTCGGGTGACCTCCCTGCCCCGATAGCAACCCTTATGTAGCCATTCCGGCTACCTCCTCTTCTCCGGAGAGGGACCATGGAGTATTTCGAGGAGTTTCCGATTCTCATCATCGACGACGAGCTGCACTCCGAGACCGCCGAAGGCAGAGCCTCGCGAGAGATCGTCGGAGAACTAAAAAAAGAGGATTTCACCGTCATCGAGGCGCTCACCGCCCGGGACGGCATCCATGCGTTCCTTTCGCACCCGCACGTCAGCTGCATCATCATCGACTGGGACTTAACCCCCGAACAGGGGGACGGGATGCTGACGGCGGCCGACGTCATCACCCTCATCCGTGAGCGGAACCGGAAGATCCCGATCTTCCTCTACACCGAGCGGCTCGCCATCAGCGCGATCCCGCTCGAGGTTATCTCGACGATCGAGGGGTATATCTGGAAGCTCGAGGATACGCCCGACTTCATCGCCGGCCACATCAAACGGGCGGCACGCACCTACCTCTCCGACGTCCTCCCTCCCTTCTTCAAGGCGCTCGTCGAGTATGTCGACGAGTACAAATATTCCTGGCATACGCCGGGGCATATGGGCGGGGTTGCGTTCCTCAAGACCGCGGCCGGCCGGATCTTCTTCAACTTCTTCGGCGAGAATACGCTGCGTGCCGATCTCTCGGTCTCGGTCGCGGAGCTCGGGTCGATCCACGAGCATACCGGCGTCGTCGGCGAGGCTGAGCGACGGGCTTCGGATGTCTTTTCCTCCGACCGCACCTACTTCGTGACGAACGGAACAAGCGGAGCGAACAAGATCGTCTGGCTCGGGACGGTGACGGCGGGCGATATCGTTCTCGTCGACCGGAACTGCCACAAATCGATTATGCACGCGATCATCATGACCGGCGCAATCCCGGTCTACCTCATCCCGTCGCGGAACGAGTACGGCATCATCGGCCCGATCCACGAGAGCGAGTTTCATCTGGAGACGATCCGAAAGAAGATCGCCGCCTGTCCCCTTACGGGCGACCCCTCGAAACACGCGATCCGGCTCGCCGTGATCACGAACTCCACCTACGACGGTCTCTGCTACAATGTCGAAACGATCCACGAGAACCTGAAGGATACCGTCCCATTCATCCACTATGACGAGGCATGGTTTGCGTACGCAAAGTTCCACCCGCTCTATGCCGGGCGATACGGCATGCACCCGGTGGAAGAGGGTGGCCCGACGGTCTTTGCGACGCAGTCGACCCACAAGGTCCTCGCCGCCTTCTCGCAGGGCTCGATGGTGCATATCAGGCAGGGGAGAGAACCGGTCGACCCCGGGCGGTTCAACGAGGCGTTCATGATGTTCACCTCAACCTCCCCGCAGTATATGATCGTCGCGTCGCTCGACGTCGCGACCAAGATGATGGCCGGCCACTCCGGCAAGTTCCTGATCGAGGAGGCGATTGAGGAGGCGATAGTCTTCCGCAAGAAGATGGTGACGGTCGGCGAGGAGATCGCCGCGAGCAGGCGGCCGGTGGAGAGGCTCTGGTGGTTCACCGTCTGGCAGCCGGACTGCATCATGGACGAGGAGGTGACGGTTCCGGTCGCCGAGGCCGCGGAGACGCTCCTTCGGAACACCGGAGGGTGCTGGACGCTCCGACCGGGGGACGAATGGCACGCCTTCGGCGGACTTGAAGAGGATTACATTATGCTCGACCCCATCAAGGTCACCATCCTCACTCCCGGCGTACGCGTGGGAGGAGGTATGGAGGAGTCGGGCATCCCCGCCACAATCGTGACGAAGTACCTCCGGAACCACGGGATCGTCGTCGAAAAGACCGGATACTACTCATTCCTGGTGCTCTTCACCCTCGGCATCACCAAAGGCAAGTCGGGGAGCCTCCTTGCGGAACTCTTCCGGTTCAAGGCGCTCTACGACGACAACCATCCCCTCACCGAGGTTTTCCCCGACCTCGTCCGCGACTATCCTGCCCGCTATACGGAGAAGGGTCTTCGCGATCTCTGCCAGGAGATGCACGAGTACCTGAAGGCCGGGGAGATAACCGGAATCGTCCGAAAGGTCTACGAAAACCTCCCGCAGCCCGAGATGACGCCTGCCGAGGCCTACCGGCACCTCGTCCGGGGCAGGGTAACGGAGGTTCCCGTCCGCTGCCTTGCGGGAAAACCCGTTGCAATGATGGTCGTCCCCTACCCGCCGGGAATCCCGGTCATCATGCCCGGGGAGCGCTGTTCGGCGGAGACGCGGGCGATCGTCGACTACCTCGCTTTCTGCGAGGATTTCGACAACCGCTACCCCGGCTTTGAGAACGAGATGCATGGGATTGTCGTCCGGGAGGAGGAGGGGCGGCGGTCGTACTACGTCACCTGTATCGATACGGACGGCGGCGATCGTTGACCGGGCAGGGCGGTGGGGGGCTCTGTGCGGACGTTCCCCCGGGTAAGGTTCCGATAAAGCGCCTTAGCGATCAGGAGATAATCCGGGGTACGAATCCCTGTATGAACGGATTCCATGAACCCGGAAGTACACTTTGATCCATTAAATCTGGAGGACCGTTCCAACCTTGAATCGACCGCAGCGCTGGTGATTTTCTGGGCGCGTGACCTGTACCGTACCGGCAGTGCAACCCGGTTTTATTCCATCCTCGATCTTTCCGAGAGTGAGCGGACGCGGCATGAGTGCGATGAGGCCTGTCCGTGGTGCGGGCAGGTGACCCTGAACAGGAAATAGTCCATCCGGCACCTTGCGGGCGAATGTACTGCCGCAGCCGGCAGCCCGTGCCAGGATCTCCCCCCCATGCTCATGATGTCCGGGAGCAGATTGTCGGGTTTTTGAAGAGGTATTGCAGGGAATAGTCTCGGAGGTTACCCCGGAAGGTTCATCCCGATGGCGTATGCTTTCTCCGTTAATTCAGGCCGCTCTGAAACCGGCGGCTTTACCCCTTTCTCACAGTCCGTGGCAATCATGATGTCCCTGACAGACATTCCTGTCATTGCCACCCCGCCTGCAAATGAGCGGAGTGCCGTTTCAAAGAGAGTCGGATCAGGCATGTTCTGCACAAAGATAAAGGATACAGGGTAGTGCCCGGAAAACCGAGGTGACAGATCCATTCCGATATACGGCACAAGCCTGTCCAGCCAGGCCTTTGTCATTGCCGGGACATATCCGAAATAAACAGGTGCAGCAATTACAAGGCCGCAGGATGACTCCATCATCCGGTACACCTGCTGCATATCATCCTGTACAATACAGCGGCTGTTGTTCTCCGTTTTGCACTGATGACAACCCCTGCAGTCATGAATCGTCAATTCATCCAAAAAGATTACCTGCGTTGCAATCCCCTGATCACGGAGTGCCCTTTCTGCCTCTTTTAAGAGAAAGTGGGTGCTGCCGTTCCTTCTCGGACTGCCCATAAGAAGCGTGACCGTCTTTTGATTACCGGTATCTGAATTTTTTTGCTCCATTGTTGCAGGAAATCTTGGGTGTACATGGCGAAAAATGGAGCAGTACTTAAAAAGTTTTATAGGATTAAAAAATGTACTAATGGGGAAATGGCCATTAATAGTGAATCAGACGCCCTGCCAATCCATGTTTACATCCGAGTAATTGGCGGTAAATGGAAGCCGGAGATACTCTGGTTCCTGCGTAAAGGACCAGTCCGGTTTGGTGAACTGATGAAGCTGATCCCCGGCATTACACAGGTTACGCTAACGAAGAATCTCCGTGAACTTGAGGCGGACGGTATAGTAATCCGCACTGTTTTCCCGGAGATTCCGCCCCGTGTGGAGTACAGCCTCACGGAGTTCGGAGAGTCGGTATTCCCGGTACTTGATGCGATCAGTGCATGGGGACGGAGGTTTTTCCGGTATAAAAAAGAGATTCCGGAAGAGTGATTATGAGTGGCTCTTCCGTCCGGGGAATAAGATATTACGGTAAAAATCATTGTACTGTTCTGGAACTTTCAGGCGTACTTTATACGGATGTGACACCGCGCAAAACCGTATTAATGCCGGATGAGCGCCAACAATAGTGAGGGATGAACCAGAGCATGAATAAAACCATTGTCACCGTCGTCGGTAAGGACACTGTGGGGATTATAGCACGGGTCTGCACGTATCTTGCGAATAACAATGTAAATGTCGAGGATATTTCGCAGACGATCGTGCAGGGCTATTTCAATATGATGATGATCGTCGATACGAGCGGGTCGGAAAAGCCGTTCGGTGAGATGGTTACCGAGCTCGAAAACCTGGGCGATGAGATCGGTGTGAAGATCCGATGCCAGCGTGAAGATATTTTTACAAAAATGCACCGCATCTGAGGGGGATTTTTCATGATCAATATCCTCGAGGTAAACGAGACGAACAAGATGATCGAGCAGGAGATGCTGGATGTCAGGACGATCACGCTCGGCATCAGCCTTCTTGACTGTTGCGACTCCGACCTCGACACTCTGAACCGCAACATCTATGACAAGATCACCCGGCTGGCAAAGGATCTCGTCTCGACAGGCCGTCAGATCGAGCTCGAATATGGCATCCCTATCGTTAACAAAAGAATCTCCGTAACTCCTATCGCTCTTGTCGGGGGAGGGGCCTGCACGACCCCCGGGGATTTTGTGGAGATTGCAAAGACGCTCGATAAGGCCGCGAGGGACACCCGGGTAAACTTCATCGGCGGCTACTCCGCTCTTGTCTCGAAAGGCATGACTCCTGCCGATGAAAACCTGATTCACTCCATTCCGGCGGCCTTATCCTGCACCGAAGGGGTCTGCAGCTCCGTCAATATCGGCTCGACGAAGACCGGGATCAACATGGATGCCGTAAAACTGATGGGCGAGATCGTCAGAGAAACGGCAGAAGCCACGAGGGAGAACAACTCGATGGGGTGTGCGAAACTGGTCGTCCTCTGCAACGCTCCGGATGATAACCCGTTCATGGCCGGAGCGTTCCACGGGGTTACCGAGGCCGATGCGGCCATCAACCTCGGTGTCAGCGGCCCGGGTGTCGTAAAGCGCGCACTCGAGAGGGTGCGTGGAGAGAACTTCGAGGTGCTCTGCGAGACGGTCAAGAGAACGGCTTTCAAGGTCACCCGTGCAGGGCAGCTTGTCGCCCAGGAGGCATCGGAGAGGCTCGGCATTCCGTTCGGGATCGTCGATCTCTCTCTTGCCCCGACGCCCTCCGTCGGGGACAGCGTCGCCGAGATCCTCGAGGAGATGGGGCTCGAGTCGGTCGGTGCACCGGGAACCACGGCCGCACTTGCCCTCCTCAACGACCAGGTGAAGAAGGGAGGGGTTATGGCGAGTTCCTTTGTCGGCGGGCTTTCGGGTGCATTCATCCCGGTCAGCGAGGACCAGGGGATGATCGATGCAGTGAACCGCGGTGCCCTGACGTTCGATAAGCTCGAGGCGATGACCTGCGTATGCTCGGTCGGCCTCGATATGATCGCAATTCCGGGCGACACACCCGCTTCGACGATATCCGGTATCATCGCGGACGAAGCTGCAATCGGGATGATCAACCAGAAGACGACAGCCGTCCGGCTGATCCCGGTGATAGGAAAAGATGTCGGGGACACCGTCGAGTTCGGCGGCCTCCTGGGCCATGCACCGATCCAGCCGGTAAACAGGTTCGGCTGCGCTGACTTCATAAACCGCGGCGGGCGGATTCCCGCACCGATTCATAGCTTTAAGAACTGATTGCCGGGACGCTGCCGCAACCGTTCCGGCACCCGGGCAGGATCTTTTTTACTCCTGATTCCGGTGGCGACCCGAATATATGCACGGCAGGAATATCCGATACGGAGCTCCGGCAGGGATGCGAAACGCAATAAAGGTCAAGCAAAGCTTAAATACCCGCAATCCGCGGGAGAGCCGCCAGGATCTCGACCCGCACAGAAGCCCTCAGACGGCCGATCTCGGGGCGAGCCAAGGGAGATATCCTCCCGAAAATTACCCTGCCGCATATCGCCGATATATCCCTCCTATCCTGCCGGTTCTCGGGAATCGGAGCGATATCCGCCGGTTAATTCCGATCACCCCGATCTACCCTCCGATGAGGGCACAAAATTCGAAAAAGAACGTCGATCTGCCCTTTGTTCGGGACGGGATGGGGATGCGTTCCCCTCGGCAAGTGGCCATCCGGATCCGTCTGCTCCGTGTGAACCGCTCCCCTGTCATCGGCGCACCGGCACGGACTGACAGCCTTATTACGGCCGCCCGAAAGAGACTACTGCATATGGTCGCACCAGACGATTCGGCACGGTTCTTCGCGGCCGATGCCTTTGCACACCATACCGGGATAGAATGCATGGAGGTCGCACCCGGCAGGGCGGTGGTGAAGATGGAGGTTCGGGACTACCACAGAAACAGCCACGGCACGGTGCACGGCGGGGCGCTCTTCACCCTCGCGGATGCGGCCTTCGCCCTCGCCTCGAACTCCCACGGCATTCCGGCGGCGGCGATCAACGCAGAGATCTCGTACCTCGCGGCCGCACGGGAGGGAACGCTCTACGCCGAGGCGGAAGAGTTCGCCCAAAACCCGAAGATTGCCTCGTACACCGTCAGGATAACGAATGATGCCGGAGAGCGGATCGCCATCTTCCAGGGGATGGTCTACCGGAAGACGCCCCGGAACGTGTGAACCGGCAGACTGCATAGCCGGAGCATGGAAAAAGAAAAGGCGGGGTGTTACTCTTCCCTGAGCATCCGGTTGATAGCGGCGGCGGCCTTCTTCGCCGTGCCCATCGCCTCGATCACCGTCGCTGCTCCGGTGGCGATATCGCCGCCGGCGTAGACGTGGGGGATCGAGGTCTTCCCGTTCTCGTCGACAACGACGTTCCCCTTCCGGGTCCGCTCGAGCCCAGGGATAAGCGAGACGAGGAGCGGGTTCGGGCTCGTCCCGATGGCGATGATGACCATATCGACGTCGAGGGTAAACTCGCTCCCTTTCTCCTCCTGCGGGGAGGGGCGTCCGCTTGCGTCGAGCTTGCACATCGTCATCTTCACGCACTCGATCCCGGTGACGAACTGGTCGCCGATGATCCGGGTCGGGTTCGTGCAGGTGGCGAACTCGATACCCTCTTCCTTTGCGTGGTGCACCTCGGCGAGCCGTGCGGGCATATCCTCCTCACGGCGGCGGTAGATGAGGGTGACCTTCGCACCGAGCCTCCGGGCGACCCGGGCGGCATCCATCGCGACGTTCCCGCCGCCGACGACCGCGACCCGCGCACCGTGCTTCACAGGCGTGTCGAAGACGGGGAACCGGTCGGCGTGCATCAGGTTGACGCGGGTTAAGAACTCGTTCGCCGAGTAGACGCCGGGCAGGTTCTCCCCGGGAATGCCCATGAACGAGGGGAGCCCCGCACCCGTGGCGAGGAAGACCGCATCGTACTTGAGGAGATCGGCAGCGGAGAGGCTCCTCCCGACGAGATAGTTCTTCTTCAGCCCGACACCCATCTCGAGCACCTGGTCGATCTCGGTCTTCACGATCTCTTTCGGCAGGCGGAACGCGGGGATACCGTAGGTGAGAACGCCGCCGGCCTCGTGGAGTGACTCGAAGATAGTCACTGCGTGGCCGGCCCGGGCGAGCTCGGCCGCGGCGGTGATCCCGGCAGGTCCAGACCCGACGACGGCGACCCGCTTACCGGTCGGCTCGGCTTTTTCCGGGGAGACAAGCCCGTTCTGCTGCTCCCAGTCGGCG is a window encoding:
- a CDS encoding flavodoxin family protein codes for the protein MEQKNSDTGNQKTVTLLMGSPRRNGSTHFLLKEAERALRDQGIATQVIFLDELTIHDCRGCHQCKTENNSRCIVQDDMQQVYRMMESSCGLVIAAPVYFGYVPAMTKAWLDRLVPYIGMDLSPRFSGHYPVSFIFVQNMPDPTLFETALRSFAGGVAMTGMSVRDIMIATDCEKGVKPPVSERPELTEKAYAIGMNLPG
- the gltA gene encoding NADPH-dependent glutamate synthase; this encodes MADRAADVRVRDFKEVDLGMTVDEAIAEAERCLQCKKPLCVAGCPVCIDIPGFIAEVAEGNFRKAAAIVKEQNMLPAICGRVCPQETQCEGVCILGKKETAIRIGALERFVADWEQQNGLVSPEKAEPTGKRVAVVGSGPAGITAAAELARAGHAVTIFESLHEAGGVLTYGIPAFRLPKEIVKTEIDQVLEMGVGLKKNYLVGRSLSAADLLKYDAVFLATGAGLPSFMGIPGENLPGVYSANEFLTRVNLMHADRFPVFDTPVKHGARVAVVGGGNVAMDAARVARRLGAKVTLIYRRREEDMPARLAEVHHAKEEGIEFATCTNPTRIIGDQFVTGIECVKMTMCKLDASGRPSPQEEKGSEFTLDVDMVIIAIGTSPNPLLVSLIPGLERTRKGNVVVDENGKTSIPHVYAGGDIATGAATVIEAMGTAKKAAAAINRMLREE
- a CDS encoding winged helix-turn-helix transcriptional regulator, coding for MAKNGAVLKKFYRIKKCTNGEMAINSESDALPIHVYIRVIGGKWKPEILWFLRKGPVRFGELMKLIPGITQVTLTKNLRELEADGIVIRTVFPEIPPRVEYSLTEFGESVFPVLDAISAWGRRFFRYKKEIPEE
- a CDS encoding Orn/Lys/Arg family decarboxylase, with the protein product MEYFEEFPILIIDDELHSETAEGRASREIVGELKKEDFTVIEALTARDGIHAFLSHPHVSCIIIDWDLTPEQGDGMLTAADVITLIRERNRKIPIFLYTERLAISAIPLEVISTIEGYIWKLEDTPDFIAGHIKRAARTYLSDVLPPFFKALVEYVDEYKYSWHTPGHMGGVAFLKTAAGRIFFNFFGENTLRADLSVSVAELGSIHEHTGVVGEAERRASDVFSSDRTYFVTNGTSGANKIVWLGTVTAGDIVLVDRNCHKSIMHAIIMTGAIPVYLIPSRNEYGIIGPIHESEFHLETIRKKIAACPLTGDPSKHAIRLAVITNSTYDGLCYNVETIHENLKDTVPFIHYDEAWFAYAKFHPLYAGRYGMHPVEEGGPTVFATQSTHKVLAAFSQGSMVHIRQGREPVDPGRFNEAFMMFTSTSPQYMIVASLDVATKMMAGHSGKFLIEEAIEEAIVFRKKMVTVGEEIAASRRPVERLWWFTVWQPDCIMDEEVTVPVAEAAETLLRNTGGCWTLRPGDEWHAFGGLEEDYIMLDPIKVTILTPGVRVGGGMEESGIPATIVTKYLRNHGIVVEKTGYYSFLVLFTLGITKGKSGSLLAELFRFKALYDDNHPLTEVFPDLVRDYPARYTEKGLRDLCQEMHEYLKAGEITGIVRKVYENLPQPEMTPAEAYRHLVRGRVTEVPVRCLAGKPVAMMVVPYPPGIPVIMPGERCSAETRAIVDYLAFCEDFDNRYPGFENEMHGIVVREEEGRRSYYVTCIDTDGGDR
- a CDS encoding PaaI family thioesterase encodes the protein MVAPDDSARFFAADAFAHHTGIECMEVAPGRAVVKMEVRDYHRNSHGTVHGGALFTLADAAFALASNSHGIPAAAINAEISYLAAAREGTLYAEAEEFAQNPKIASYTVRITNDAGERIAIFQGMVYRKTPRNV
- a CDS encoding ACT domain-containing protein, encoding MNKTIVTVVGKDTVGIIARVCTYLANNNVNVEDISQTIVQGYFNMMMIVDTSGSEKPFGEMVTELENLGDEIGVKIRCQREDIFTKMHRI
- a CDS encoding PFL family protein, whose product is MINILEVNETNKMIEQEMLDVRTITLGISLLDCCDSDLDTLNRNIYDKITRLAKDLVSTGRQIELEYGIPIVNKRISVTPIALVGGGACTTPGDFVEIAKTLDKAARDTRVNFIGGYSALVSKGMTPADENLIHSIPAALSCTEGVCSSVNIGSTKTGINMDAVKLMGEIVRETAEATRENNSMGCAKLVVLCNAPDDNPFMAGAFHGVTEADAAINLGVSGPGVVKRALERVRGENFEVLCETVKRTAFKVTRAGQLVAQEASERLGIPFGIVDLSLAPTPSVGDSVAEILEEMGLESVGAPGTTAALALLNDQVKKGGVMASSFVGGLSGAFIPVSEDQGMIDAVNRGALTFDKLEAMTCVCSVGLDMIAIPGDTPASTISGIIADEAAIGMINQKTTAVRLIPVIGKDVGDTVEFGGLLGHAPIQPVNRFGCADFINRGGRIPAPIHSFKN